The Prochlorococcus marinus XMU1412 genome includes the window AAGTAAGCCAATCTCCGGTTTCTTGATGGCTATATATACCTTTGATTTTAAATTTTGAACTAATTTCATCAAAAATATTAATAACATTTCCAGTCCTAATAATTAATGGTTGTCCAATCTCAGTAAGTGCATTTCTTAAATCTATTAAACTTTCTTTGCAAAATTGCCATTGTCTATCTGAATGAGTATTTTGGCTCCAAATATCTAACTCAATAATATAAATAGGTAAAATATCATTATTTTTTATAGCCTCACAGAGAGCCTCGTTATCAAAAATTCTTAAATCTTTCTTAAACCATAAAATATTTATTTCTTTCATAATTTTTTCTTTTAATCCTAGAAAAATAAGATTAAGTTTGTAGGTAAAAAATTTAAAAAATTTTAGAATAACTAAAAAATCAAAAAAATGAAAATAACAAAAAAACTTTGGGAGGATAATTATGAGATTGCTTTACTAAGTTTAAATACAAAATTTGTTCAAGGTTTAAAGAATGGAAGTCTACCTAAAAATATATTTCAAGAATATTTAGCTCAAGATTATTTCTTTTTAGAGACTTTTGCTAAGGCTTATGGTCTTGCTGTTTCCAAATCAAAAGATAAGTACTCAATAAGGAAGTTAAGTGAACTGTTAATGGGCGTTTCAGAGGAGTTAATACTTCATGAAACGTATGCAAAAGAATGGGACATTGATTTGTCTAATAACTATATAAAAAAAGCCACTAAAAATTATACAGATTTTCTTGATGATACTTCCAAAAGACTTAGCTCCGTTGAAATAATGTTTGCAATGACTCCATGTATGCGACTTTATTCTTGGATAGGAAAAAGTTTGTATGAGGGGGATTTTGACACTAAATATAAAGAATGGATAATTACTTATTCTGATGAGAGCTTTGAAAAGCTAGCAGATTCACTTGAAATTCTTATTGAGACTAATAAAGAAAAATATGATATTAATCAGGCTAAATATTTATACAGGAGAGCTATGGAATTGGAGTTAGATTTTTTTAATGCATATTCAGATTTCTGATTTAAATTAAAATTTACTTATAGTACTTTCAAAGTCGAATTAATAAATCATGTATTCTAAAATTGCACTTTCAATAGGCGGTAGTGACTCCGGGGGTGGAGCAGGC containing:
- a CDS encoding TenA family protein; translation: MKITKKLWEDNYEIALLSLNTKFVQGLKNGSLPKNIFQEYLAQDYFFLETFAKAYGLAVSKSKDKYSIRKLSELLMGVSEELILHETYAKEWDIDLSNNYIKKATKNYTDFLDDTSKRLSSVEIMFAMTPCMRLYSWIGKSLYEGDFDTKYKEWIITYSDESFEKLADSLEILIETNKEKYDINQAKYLYRRAMELELDFFNAYSDF